Within Paenibacillus albicereus, the genomic segment CTTAAGTTCTCAATCGTATCTATTATAACGACCGCCAAAATGGGAGTCAAAAAAGAAAACCCCTGCTTCTCAGGGGTTTTGCCAGGCGCTCATCGTCAGATGATGCATCAGCTGCTGCGGCTTGAGCGACAGGATGTCGTTGACGAGCCGATGCAGCGGCGGCTCGCCGCTCTTCGCATATCTCGCGTTCACGCACTCCCATATATCCGGTCCGGACACCGATTCGTACCCGATCCAGCGGAACTCCTCCGCCTTGCTCTCGCACAGGACGAACAGCTCCGCCGCGATCTCGTCCTCCGACGCCTCGCGTGCATGATGCTCCCCGAAGGGAAGAATTTCCGTCATTCGGCCTGCCGCCTCCCTCGCTGCTTCGATCGTCCAGCCGTCTTGATCCCATCGCTACCCCTTCGACACGTGGACCCCATTTCCTGCACGAGGAGC encodes:
- a CDS encoding post-transcriptional regulator — encoded protein: MTEILPFGEHHAREASEDEIAAELFVLCESKAEEFRWIGYESVSGPDIWECVNARYAKSGEPPLHRLVNDILSLKPQQLMHHLTMSAWQNP